A region of Esox lucius isolate fEsoLuc1 chromosome 3, fEsoLuc1.pri, whole genome shotgun sequence DNA encodes the following proteins:
- the LOC105030383 gene encoding sorting nexin-16-like isoform X1, whose product MVTPFVPVPVPMEGTTSGSCRARPNDTSPLDSLSGSTPGRSPWVKGTGAWASTVVGPRLPQACPSSDAYKGVVSFSDPGTPGDSWARPLTPTLLGYEVMEERAKFTVYKVLVRRNPEENWVIFRRYTDFSRLNDKLKELFPRFRLALPPKRWFRDNYDVEFLEERQLGLQAFLQNLIAHKDITNRQDTMKERTSHITFQSIQWEYALPVKSLDAPTHSSEAVRQFLCLDDPPGPFDSLEESRAFCETLEETNHRLQRELLDKQRQIDSLKTALDERQTRIGMLEKILNGEVPFPEGQTLNSGTLSALDRENRADTDTTTAHRETEGSGTVSSTMGADQDTCPETSLEVDRQVKGYGAYWSTATIRSSPGVFIDSTTS is encoded by the exons ATGGTCACCCCCTTTGTCCCAGTGCCCGTCCCTATGGAGGGGACAACGTCAGGGAGCTGCCGAGCTCGGCCCAATGACACATCCCCCCTGGATAGCCTCTCCGGCTCCACTCCTGGAAGGTCTCCCTGGGTGAAGGGCACTGGGGCCTGGGCATCCACGGTGGTCGGCCCCAGGCTCCCCCAGGCATGTCCCAGCTCAGATGCCTATAAGGGGGTGGTGTCGTTTTCAGATCCTGGGACCCCCGGGGACAGTTGGGCGAGGCCACTCACGCCAACCCTTCTGGGCTATGAGGTCATGGAGGAGAGGGCAAAGTTCACA GTGTATAAAGTATTGGTGCGAAGGAAtccagaggagaactgggtgattTTCAGAAGGTACACAGACTTCTCCAGACTCAATGACAAG CTGAAGGAGTTGTTTCCCAGATTTAGACTCGCCTTGCCACCCAAGCGCTGGTTCAGGGATAATTACGATGTGGAGTTTCTAGAGGAGAGACAGTTAGGCCTTCAAGCCTTTCTACAGAACCTCATAGCACACAAAGACATCACCAACAG ACAAGACACAATGAAGGAAAGAACATCGCACATTACCTTTCAGTCTATACAATGGGAATATGCATTACCGGTCAAGAGTTTGGAcgcacctactcattcaag CGAAGCGGTCAGACAGTTCCTTTGTCTAGACGACCCTCCTGGCCCTTTTGACAGTCTGGAGGAGAGCAGG GCTTTCTGTGAGACACTTGAGGAGACCAATCACCGTCTCCAGAGGGAGCTATTAGACAAACAGCGACAGATCGACTCGTTGAAAACAGCCCTGGACGAGAGACAGACACGAATTGGAATGCTGGAGAAGATACTGAA CGGTGAGGTCCCCTTCCCAGAGGGCCAGACTCTGAATAGCGGAACACTCTCCGCCCtggacagagagaacagagcagATACAGACACTACCACAGCGCACAGAGAAACTGAGGGCTCAGGCACGGTGTCATCTACAATGGGAGCTGACCAAGACACGTGCCCTGAAACAAG CTTGGAAGTCGATCGGCAAGTCAAGGGTTACGGGGCATACTGGTCAACTGCAACCATTCGTAGTTCCCCAGGCGTCTTCATCGACTCAACAACTTCATAG
- the LOC105030383 gene encoding sorting nexin-16-like isoform X2, with product MVTPFVPVPVPMEGTTSGSCRARPNDTSPLDSLSGSTPGRSPWVKGTGAWASTVVGPRLPQACPSSDAYKGVVSFSDPGTPGDSWARPLTPTLLGYEVMEERAKFTVYKVLVRRNPEENWVIFRRYTDFSRLNDKLKELFPRFRLALPPKRWFRDNYDVEFLEERQLGLQAFLQNLIAHKDITNSEAVRQFLCLDDPPGPFDSLEESRAFCETLEETNHRLQRELLDKQRQIDSLKTALDERQTRIGMLEKILNGEVPFPEGQTLNSGTLSALDRENRADTDTTTAHRETEGSGTVSSTMGADQDTCPETSLEVDRQVKGYGAYWSTATIRSSPGVFIDSTTS from the exons ATGGTCACCCCCTTTGTCCCAGTGCCCGTCCCTATGGAGGGGACAACGTCAGGGAGCTGCCGAGCTCGGCCCAATGACACATCCCCCCTGGATAGCCTCTCCGGCTCCACTCCTGGAAGGTCTCCCTGGGTGAAGGGCACTGGGGCCTGGGCATCCACGGTGGTCGGCCCCAGGCTCCCCCAGGCATGTCCCAGCTCAGATGCCTATAAGGGGGTGGTGTCGTTTTCAGATCCTGGGACCCCCGGGGACAGTTGGGCGAGGCCACTCACGCCAACCCTTCTGGGCTATGAGGTCATGGAGGAGAGGGCAAAGTTCACA GTGTATAAAGTATTGGTGCGAAGGAAtccagaggagaactgggtgattTTCAGAAGGTACACAGACTTCTCCAGACTCAATGACAAG CTGAAGGAGTTGTTTCCCAGATTTAGACTCGCCTTGCCACCCAAGCGCTGGTTCAGGGATAATTACGATGTGGAGTTTCTAGAGGAGAGACAGTTAGGCCTTCAAGCCTTTCTACAGAACCTCATAGCACACAAAGACATCACCAACAG CGAAGCGGTCAGACAGTTCCTTTGTCTAGACGACCCTCCTGGCCCTTTTGACAGTCTGGAGGAGAGCAGG GCTTTCTGTGAGACACTTGAGGAGACCAATCACCGTCTCCAGAGGGAGCTATTAGACAAACAGCGACAGATCGACTCGTTGAAAACAGCCCTGGACGAGAGACAGACACGAATTGGAATGCTGGAGAAGATACTGAA CGGTGAGGTCCCCTTCCCAGAGGGCCAGACTCTGAATAGCGGAACACTCTCCGCCCtggacagagagaacagagcagATACAGACACTACCACAGCGCACAGAGAAACTGAGGGCTCAGGCACGGTGTCATCTACAATGGGAGCTGACCAAGACACGTGCCCTGAAACAAG CTTGGAAGTCGATCGGCAAGTCAAGGGTTACGGGGCATACTGGTCAACTGCAACCATTCGTAGTTCCCCAGGCGTCTTCATCGACTCAACAACTTCATAG